One window of the Eucalyptus grandis isolate ANBG69807.140 chromosome 6, ASM1654582v1, whole genome shotgun sequence genome contains the following:
- the LOC104429873 gene encoding pathogenesis-related protein 1, producing the protein MSSRMSVPLHNIFLVALALALIPLSIAQDSPQDYVAAHNAARSQVGVDRITWDERVAGYARDYAQKHARDCTRLVHSGGPYGENLAWASPDLTGTRAVNMWVGEKPYYNYNSNSCAPGKVCGHYTQVVWRNSVRLGCAKAKCATGGTLVTCNYDPPGNYVGQKPY; encoded by the coding sequence ATGAGTTCCCGTATGAGTGTTCCTCTCCATAACATTTTCCTCGTCGCACTAGCCCTGGCGCTGATCCCTCTGTCCATCGCCCAGGACTCTCCCCAAGACTACGTCGCCGCCCACAACGCGGCCCGCTCTCAGGTCGGTGTCGACCGAATCACTTGGGACGAGCGCGTTGCCGGCTATGCCAGGGATTATGCTCAAAAGCACGCCAGGGATTGCACGCGGCTGGTTCACTCAGGCGGACCCTATGGGGAGAATCTCGCGTGGGCTTCCCCTGATCTCACCGGCACGAGAGCGGTGAACATGTGGGTTGGGGAGAAGCCGTACTACAACTACAATTCCAACTCGTGCGCGCCAGGGAAGGTCTGCGGGCATTACACTCAAGTGGTGTGGCGCAACTCGGTTCGGCTTGGATGCGCGAAGGCCAAGTGTGCAACGGGCGGTACTTTGGTCACTTGTAACTATGATCCTCCCGGCAACTATGTAGGCCAGAAGCcttattga